Proteins encoded by one window of Roseimicrobium gellanilyticum:
- a CDS encoding TVP38/TMEM64 family protein translates to MSTRLGKWKWAVALAVVLAVAVVLARDIPVVDWLEEIAQPLRNLGWLGVLIYMGIYFVVGMLCLPCLPLTLTSGYIFGLAGGFVAVHTGATLAAAGGFLVGRFAGRRHAADALRRSKRFHFLEKAISKEGWKIVALLRMHAVPFGLSNLLYGMTSLQFRQYLLATTLAMIPGHIIYVYLGKVGGRYLEKAELENMGPAEWTAAALSIGSALLLAVVITRMVKRYGKVKPMEEQEQEQAGTREHSVPHS, encoded by the coding sequence ATGAGCACGCGGCTGGGGAAATGGAAATGGGCGGTCGCACTCGCGGTGGTGCTCGCCGTGGCGGTGGTGCTGGCGCGGGACATCCCGGTGGTGGACTGGCTGGAGGAGATCGCACAGCCACTGCGGAATCTCGGCTGGCTGGGCGTGTTGATTTACATGGGCATCTATTTCGTCGTGGGCATGCTGTGCCTGCCCTGCCTGCCGCTCACGCTCACGAGCGGGTACATCTTTGGCCTGGCCGGTGGCTTTGTCGCCGTGCACACCGGGGCCACGCTGGCCGCGGCGGGTGGTTTCCTGGTGGGGAGATTCGCCGGGCGCAGGCATGCGGCGGATGCGCTGCGCCGCAGCAAGCGCTTCCACTTTCTGGAGAAGGCGATCTCGAAGGAAGGGTGGAAGATTGTGGCACTGCTGCGCATGCACGCGGTGCCCTTTGGCCTGAGCAATCTGCTCTATGGGATGACTTCGCTGCAGTTCCGCCAGTACCTGCTCGCCACCACGCTGGCGATGATTCCCGGCCACATCATCTATGTGTATCTCGGCAAAGTGGGCGGCCGCTACCTGGAGAAGGCGGAGCTGGAGAACATGGGCCCCGCGGAGTGGACAGCCGCCGCCTTGAGCATCGGCAGCGCGCTCCTGCTGGCCGTGGTGATCACGCGCATGGTGAAGCGGTATGGGAAGGTGAAGCCGATGGAGGAGCAGGAGCAGGAGCAGGCCGGCACGAGAGAGCACTCCGTGCCTCACTCGTGA
- a CDS encoding sigma 54-interacting transcriptional regulator has product MSSKVPFRILIVDDDIYNQVKESEKWISGAGSLAAQHCQFVDELLPVEGVEIMLAHDAALRKLFLLTPAGRRVVGRCCKQCPIEEKANEDKPGKNKRCAKPECLAHRACEYPEQWLGQFHVIVLDMKGIGSLRSEKENQLHSAITSHLGWIRETPEKVDIKSLLADKKIQGVMFYHRYLEHLTSARAVIVLTQQDYTNVGKKGTPAPIRELLEPFCQDENHLFKEVNLLPAHIPWTVKHGKTGGAGIRIARLIHSLHEDFASGYEMLTNRGQIEFAAVTDHPVLILGESGTGKEYVARAIRRAWEREKHAMSSSRRGYAGLEQEAEAAVESVVDGKYDANDGDAEVDGDGADEHQLGHAVLNCGCITEADARAYLYGAVRGSSAGALSHLPGIILQACGCKVLGYDKPDKRRKLSLEKALLNARDAAREISDFTAKMDPAMASVKVKRVMETIQDLLHPKQVYGMLSDPQSYHSLPQLLVDVETHLQNLMDGTDVAEQFKQKLLMHFTGRLIENPKSSNRFDLCFTKEAGVLGTLFLDELADLPPLAQSLLLRFLESGTQEIEPLGYPGRITGVRVRVVAATSDKEVAKMAGVENLKERAGERPRPYSVRYDLLQRLRWHTIRVEPVNQHNVEATIHAMTYNADQEMREELSATSEVGGNGGNGLVWDEGAVAALKKRALERAESVYFNHRRELRRIITMTTHHVGKGRLRGLRGFEDGRVTEESVSRFLTAPSPMRPSPVEHQTFVQPHSQQPDKELRPEELQLRADIEAILPNLSKGWKHLDLRNAIKAVPGSALQIGALLQAAAGLGAAESGYCGRESPDRIDEAPRYGIAYAVSLGEASWGTLRTQLRKVGVRFDASGEKDSHTGVHIKQPRAKE; this is encoded by the coding sequence ATGAGCAGCAAGGTCCCATTTCGCATCCTCATCGTCGATGACGACATTTACAACCAGGTGAAAGAATCAGAGAAGTGGATATCTGGCGCCGGGAGCCTCGCAGCACAGCACTGTCAGTTTGTCGATGAACTCTTGCCTGTTGAGGGCGTGGAGATCATGCTCGCTCACGATGCCGCACTCCGAAAACTCTTCCTGCTAACTCCGGCTGGGCGGAGGGTGGTGGGGCGATGCTGCAAGCAATGCCCGATCGAGGAAAAAGCGAACGAGGATAAGCCTGGAAAGAACAAGAGATGTGCGAAGCCGGAATGTCTGGCGCACAGGGCATGTGAGTATCCTGAGCAGTGGTTGGGCCAGTTTCACGTCATTGTGCTCGACATGAAGGGCATTGGGTCTCTGAGGTCAGAGAAGGAAAACCAATTGCACTCAGCGATCACTTCCCATCTGGGATGGATAAGGGAGACGCCTGAAAAGGTCGACATCAAGTCCCTGCTGGCTGACAAAAAAATCCAAGGAGTGATGTTCTACCATCGCTACCTCGAGCATCTGACATCAGCTCGTGCCGTCATCGTCCTCACGCAGCAGGACTACACCAACGTCGGAAAGAAAGGGACGCCAGCACCGATTCGCGAGCTGCTGGAGCCTTTTTGCCAGGATGAAAATCACCTTTTCAAAGAGGTAAATCTGCTGCCAGCACACATACCATGGACGGTCAAGCATGGCAAAACCGGTGGTGCAGGGATTCGTATTGCACGGCTGATTCACAGTCTCCACGAGGACTTTGCCAGTGGATACGAAATGCTGACGAACCGTGGCCAGATCGAGTTCGCTGCGGTCACGGACCACCCCGTGCTCATCCTCGGTGAGAGCGGCACGGGCAAGGAATATGTCGCACGCGCCATCCGGCGTGCGTGGGAGCGCGAGAAGCATGCCATGAGCAGTTCGCGACGGGGATACGCGGGGCTGGAGCAGGAGGCTGAAGCGGCAGTGGAGAGCGTTGTAGACGGGAAGTATGATGCCAACGACGGGGATGCCGAAGTGGATGGCGATGGTGCTGATGAACATCAGCTTGGGCATGCCGTATTGAACTGCGGGTGCATCACAGAGGCCGACGCTCGCGCATATCTCTACGGTGCGGTTCGCGGTTCATCGGCTGGCGCGCTGTCTCATCTGCCAGGCATCATATTGCAGGCCTGTGGCTGTAAGGTCCTTGGCTATGACAAGCCTGATAAGCGGCGCAAGCTATCTCTCGAAAAGGCCCTGTTGAACGCAAGGGACGCTGCCCGTGAAATCAGCGATTTTACCGCGAAAATGGATCCCGCGATGGCTTCTGTGAAGGTGAAAAGGGTGATGGAAACTATCCAGGATTTGCTCCACCCCAAGCAAGTTTATGGAATGCTATCGGATCCTCAATCCTACCACTCGTTGCCTCAGTTGCTGGTCGACGTGGAGACGCATCTGCAGAATCTGATGGACGGGACAGATGTCGCGGAACAGTTTAAGCAGAAGCTTTTGATGCATTTCACGGGGCGTCTTATCGAGAACCCCAAGTCATCGAACCGTTTCGATTTGTGCTTCACCAAGGAAGCAGGGGTCTTGGGCACTCTTTTTCTGGACGAGCTTGCTGATCTACCGCCGCTGGCGCAGAGTCTCTTGCTCCGTTTCTTGGAGAGTGGCACTCAGGAAATCGAGCCCTTGGGGTATCCAGGACGCATCACCGGCGTTCGAGTGCGCGTCGTAGCGGCCACCAGTGACAAGGAGGTGGCGAAAATGGCCGGCGTTGAAAACTTGAAAGAGCGAGCGGGCGAGCGACCGCGACCGTATTCTGTTCGCTATGATCTTTTGCAGCGCCTCCGCTGGCATACCATCCGGGTAGAACCAGTGAACCAGCATAACGTCGAGGCCACGATTCATGCCATGACCTACAATGCGGACCAAGAGATGCGCGAAGAACTCTCCGCAACTTCGGAGGTTGGAGGAAATGGCGGCAACGGTTTGGTTTGGGATGAGGGGGCCGTTGCCGCTCTCAAGAAACGTGCGTTGGAACGGGCTGAATCGGTGTACTTCAATCATCGCCGGGAACTCAGGCGCATCATCACAATGACCACACACCACGTAGGTAAGGGGCGTCTACGCGGATTGCGTGGGTTTGAAGATGGCAGGGTGACGGAAGAGAGCGTAAGCCGATTCCTCACTGCACCGTCTCCCATGCGGCCATCTCCCGTCGAACATCAAACGTTTGTACAGCCTCACTCCCAGCAACCGGACAAAGAACTCCGGCCCGAAGAACTGCAACTTCGAGCTGACATCGAGGCAATTCTGCCCAATCTCAGCAAGGGCTGGAAGCATTTGGACCTTCGTAACGCCATCAAGGCCGTTCCCGGCAGTGCATTGCAGATCGGAGCACTGCTTCAAGCAGCTGCTGGTTTGGGAGCCGCCGAATCGGGGTATTGCGGTCGCGAGTCCCCTGATCGTATTGATGAGGCACCACGTTATGGAATTGCTTACGCCGTCTCGCTGGGGGAGGCCAGTTGGGGCACGTTAAGAACGCAATTGAGGAAGGTGGGCGTGAGATTTGATGCATCTGGCGAGAAAGACTCTCACACGGGGGTACATATCAAGCAGCCTCGTGCAAAGGAGTAA
- a CDS encoding ABC transporter permease, with translation MRSRFPTLLFSAVPVLVLLLLWWWITSCGKVDAIILPRPAAVLAAFGSLAGEQLLPDLLHTLGRALAALSIAIVIGVPVGLWLGLHGRVYRAVEGIVHALRSVPAAALFPLFLVAIGVGESSIVALASFNSLMVVLVATVNGTLLANESRLYHARLLGLRGWAITSEVLFWEALPHILGGIRIALGYCLALVIAVEMFIGVSHMGLGRRIYEFQAAYRTPETYALIIVASSLGIAMNLLLDWIERATLRWHPDSKADLS, from the coding sequence ATGCGCTCCCGTTTCCCAACGCTCCTCTTCTCCGCAGTTCCAGTGCTGGTGCTGCTCCTGCTCTGGTGGTGGATCACGAGCTGCGGAAAGGTGGATGCCATCATTCTTCCAAGGCCCGCTGCCGTACTTGCTGCGTTCGGGTCACTTGCCGGTGAGCAGCTGCTGCCAGACCTGCTGCACACCCTGGGGCGTGCGCTGGCCGCGTTGTCGATTGCCATTGTCATAGGCGTGCCTGTGGGATTGTGGCTGGGCTTGCACGGGCGTGTCTATCGCGCGGTGGAGGGCATCGTACACGCCCTCCGCTCCGTGCCTGCGGCAGCGCTGTTCCCGCTTTTTCTCGTGGCCATTGGTGTTGGAGAAAGCAGCATCGTTGCCCTTGCTTCGTTCAACAGCTTGATGGTCGTGCTTGTCGCCACCGTGAATGGCACACTGCTGGCGAATGAGTCGCGCCTCTATCACGCGCGCCTCTTGGGGCTCAGGGGTTGGGCTATCACCTCTGAGGTATTGTTCTGGGAGGCGCTGCCGCACATCCTCGGGGGCATTCGCATCGCCCTCGGTTACTGCCTCGCACTGGTCATCGCCGTGGAGATGTTCATTGGAGTCAGCCACATGGGGCTTGGCCGTCGCATCTATGAATTTCAGGCCGCCTACCGCACGCCGGAAACCTACGCTTTGATCATTGTGGCCAGTTCGCTCGGCATTGCCATGAACCTGCTGTTGGACTGGATCGAGCGCGCCACGCTCCGCTGGCATCCAGACAGTAAAGCTGACCTGTCATGA
- a CDS encoding ATP-binding cassette domain-containing protein, whose translation MSKVPAISLCQVCLSYASVDDGGLFSDFSLALPQAQTTVLMGGSGSGKTTLARMASGRVQPDAGKVTRNTAYTAAHDCVYVDQDAWNSVFPYRTVGQNLAWTLQKLGWQTARATQRIEQLLSAFDMTAKRDAFPKALSGGQRQRLALLRCLLWEPKCMILDESLSALDEATKARVITLLIQEVRQRGMTLIHVTHNPLEALALADVILVIGSKPVRVIGELEGGFQDLRQVETPAFEAAQARLMHMLRTTD comes from the coding sequence ATGTCAAAAGTCCCCGCCATATCCCTTTGCCAGGTTTGCCTGAGTTACGCCAGTGTGGATGACGGCGGCTTGTTCAGTGACTTCTCTCTCGCATTGCCGCAGGCGCAGACCACTGTGCTCATGGGCGGCAGCGGTTCAGGAAAGACCACACTCGCACGGATGGCCAGCGGGCGTGTGCAGCCCGACGCGGGGAAGGTGACGCGAAACACAGCCTACACTGCCGCGCATGATTGCGTCTATGTAGATCAGGACGCCTGGAATTCCGTGTTCCCCTACCGCACCGTCGGTCAGAATCTGGCCTGGACGCTGCAGAAGCTTGGGTGGCAGACGGCTCGTGCCACGCAGCGCATCGAGCAGCTTTTGTCGGCCTTTGATATGACCGCCAAGCGCGACGCCTTCCCCAAGGCCCTTTCAGGAGGGCAGCGCCAGCGCCTGGCGCTGCTCCGCTGCCTGCTGTGGGAGCCGAAGTGCATGATACTCGATGAAAGCCTGTCGGCTTTGGACGAAGCGACCAAGGCCAGGGTCATCACACTCTTGATCCAGGAGGTGCGGCAGCGTGGCATGACTCTCATCCATGTGACTCACAATCCCCTGGAGGCGCTCGCTCTTGCCGACGTCATACTTGTCATCGGTAGCAAACCGGTCCGTGTGATCGGCGAACTGGAAGGTGGCTTCCAGGACTTGAGACAGGTGGAAACTCCCGCCTTTGAAGCGGCCCAGGCAAGGCTCATGCACATGCTTCGCACCACTGACTGA
- a CDS encoding ABC transporter substrate-binding protein — MVAIAAWWWRTRDAAAASAGDLVVRVAYAPVVLNLPSYVAQDRGLFEKAGVKVVYTSFSSANDMINALVAGQVDAVTGVSMVPVLNLEAQSPGKARVFLHSMMTKDTPYDGMVVKKGSPIKGLTDLAGKKVGVFPGTTAASLLKATFKKHGIDANTVQLVPLPPPSHLSALESGAVDALLAYEPTLSTALDQGAQQIFGSIFADLLSPSPISCSVVSRKFATEHPEAFARFVGALDESIAMIRANPSECRKMLQLHTKISEQVAQKVNLVPDVTSTETKSDTVQAFVNLLFTIGEMQKKIEAPPLLAP; from the coding sequence ATGGTTGCCATCGCTGCCTGGTGGTGGCGCACCCGCGATGCTGCTGCTGCCTCGGCAGGGGATCTTGTCGTACGTGTGGCTTATGCTCCCGTGGTGTTGAACCTGCCCTCTTACGTGGCTCAGGATCGAGGTTTGTTTGAGAAGGCCGGGGTGAAGGTGGTTTATACCTCCTTCTCCAGCGCCAATGACATGATCAACGCGCTGGTGGCGGGCCAGGTGGATGCCGTCACGGGTGTGAGCATGGTGCCTGTGCTGAATCTGGAGGCCCAGTCTCCTGGGAAGGCCCGTGTATTCCTCCACAGCATGATGACGAAAGACACGCCCTACGATGGCATGGTGGTGAAAAAGGGTTCGCCGATCAAAGGACTCACGGACCTCGCCGGCAAAAAGGTCGGGGTGTTTCCGGGTACCACCGCAGCGAGTCTTCTCAAAGCTACTTTCAAGAAACATGGAATCGATGCCAATACAGTGCAGCTCGTTCCCTTGCCTCCTCCCAGCCACCTTTCCGCGCTGGAGTCCGGAGCGGTGGATGCCCTGCTGGCTTATGAGCCCACCTTGAGTACGGCCCTGGATCAGGGGGCGCAGCAGATCTTCGGTTCGATTTTTGCTGACCTCCTTTCTCCCAGCCCGATTTCCTGCTCGGTGGTCTCTCGCAAGTTTGCCACGGAGCACCCCGAGGCATTTGCCCGGTTCGTCGGAGCCCTGGATGAATCCATCGCCATGATTCGTGCCAACCCATCCGAGTGCCGCAAGATGCTGCAATTGCACACAAAAATTTCGGAGCAGGTGGCGCAGAAGGTGAATTTGGTGCCTGACGTCACCTCCACGGAAACCAAATCGGATACAGTTCAGGCCTTTGTGAATTTGCTCTTTACAATAGGTGAAATGCAAAAGAAAATCGAGGCCCCGCCTCTGCTTGCTCCGTGA
- a CDS encoding SRPBCC family protein produces MSRTHRVSESLIIPYTRDIAWRAGNDPRPLSVHVPMLKRFRIEGRMKEGARVTEIHTALGFPQHFEGFITAYEPGFHWAMFTRPVTWGPASLPHSADYRFEYLPDAAGTRVSIACEYELKGLLRLPCAGWITAFLMRTTIRRLLHAIEKRAARLSLSH; encoded by the coding sequence ATGAGCCGCACCCATCGTGTCAGTGAGTCCCTGATCATCCCATACACCCGGGACATTGCTTGGAGAGCGGGAAATGACCCGAGGCCGCTGTCAGTGCATGTGCCGATGCTGAAACGCTTCCGAATTGAGGGAAGGATGAAGGAAGGGGCACGGGTCACTGAAATTCACACGGCTCTCGGCTTTCCCCAGCACTTCGAGGGTTTTATCACTGCCTACGAGCCAGGATTCCATTGGGCCATGTTCACCCGACCTGTCACGTGGGGACCGGCCAGCCTTCCGCACTCAGCGGACTATCGGTTTGAATATCTCCCGGATGCCGCAGGCACGCGGGTCAGCATCGCCTGCGAGTACGAGCTGAAGGGTCTCCTCAGGCTGCCATGCGCAGGGTGGATCACGGCTTTTCTCATGCGCACCACCATCAGGCGCCTTCTCCACGCCATCGAAAAGCGGGCCGCCAGGCTGTCCCTGTCACACTGA
- a CDS encoding inverse autotransporter beta domain-containing protein, giving the protein MPGRISLCSWSLRLCVALLFFVGAGGALQAGPETVAGEKSAKAVTIHDQWSLPGIMGGGVKTTDEYTEGNVFLVVPVISTVGRDGLLSGDVLFIEPYSSWGEQGEVAASLGLGWRHYFTAQSVSAVTKHDGHQAGFLEEGVYVGANFFVDMLDTQFGNQFWQLGVGAEVGTRYLEIRGNYYIPLSDRQLAFEQRSRQTFTSSSTSLSQQVTGEPFATGNTIQQELNTTTFATTTTSTTTIEQLFRLYEEGMEGWDVQASLLVPGLDRWMDVFLIGGYYSFDNQPFGPQTGGTGNVEGWKAGLEVRPVPAVVLNATWYEDERYVGSDWLYGLRLEIPFEMGDLGDGRGFWDRVGDAFTPRRRHLAERLVEPVRRQNEAIKVGNETEQKVEVDTQVQRVTKVVAQSSQQVVLQEDIVFVNNGTATTNGIGAGSASGTGTAEQPFDTIVAGGTLAGNKSVATNRVWNVYTQGGVEYAVDNVYLPSISGQQVKFIGSGTPIAGLGGRTFGTGPRPSVTAANGFFAGNGKYIGVYGYDFNSTHVGIYGYEQSEIVGNHFEGDAMVKIEAGGTLGGEKTLVKDNLFANEWGVQIYTNFGSIEADIVNNAFERTFFGVNLGVSHGGQIKANITGNTINYTGAGINVDNYGFSSSFGRVEATVTGNTIRSVTDENYARVLRFRNGGEMDLTFQGNILTERWGYLIEGRSDNGQSSSLKFLGNQITNGTLVVDTHPTDGTTMDFTAIGNVFTNSNLQLTDVTGVTVTDNVFYNPERPTTAIQMEINGAHALDAVIQRNQIYNPKGRGLTLIATTNASVVVTISDNAFTGATDSGGVLIHSNGSAEVTAHVENNTMTGLEYGVSMRSWNDALGITAYVRGNEISHTTGEAVSLATDSQGYIWAEVANNHILHAGGDGVQLFATDTSHLIAHVSANAITDAQRRGIYVEARYLADVLVNPAANVITNSRGAGIEWQSLGEAVGGIIHSNLFEANTITGAGNGGIVLVTGNEGALTVKGFNSNTITNTVAGSHVSIDRQDAGAFSVEGTLNNTATPTPNPTAGDTLFFGGTPTVDFFLNGAHITLPVVVP; this is encoded by the coding sequence ATGCCTGGCCGGATTTCCCTGTGCAGTTGGTCTTTGCGTCTTTGTGTCGCCTTGTTGTTTTTCGTGGGAGCAGGAGGTGCGCTGCAGGCAGGGCCGGAGACGGTCGCGGGTGAGAAATCAGCGAAGGCGGTGACGATTCATGACCAGTGGAGTCTGCCGGGCATCATGGGTGGTGGGGTGAAGACGACGGATGAATACACGGAGGGGAATGTGTTTCTCGTGGTGCCGGTCATCAGCACCGTAGGGCGGGATGGATTGCTCAGTGGGGATGTGCTTTTCATCGAGCCGTACAGCTCGTGGGGTGAGCAGGGCGAGGTGGCAGCGAGCCTCGGCCTGGGATGGCGGCACTACTTCACCGCGCAGAGTGTGAGCGCGGTGACGAAGCATGATGGGCATCAGGCGGGCTTCCTTGAAGAAGGCGTGTATGTGGGGGCGAACTTCTTCGTGGATATGCTGGACACGCAATTCGGCAACCAGTTCTGGCAGCTTGGTGTGGGTGCGGAGGTGGGTACGAGATATCTGGAGATAAGGGGGAACTACTACATCCCGCTCAGTGACCGGCAGCTTGCCTTCGAGCAGCGCTCGCGGCAGACCTTCACCAGCAGCAGCACGAGCCTGAGCCAGCAGGTGACGGGGGAGCCTTTCGCCACGGGGAATACCATCCAGCAGGAGCTGAACACCACCACCTTCGCGACCACCACGACGAGCACGACGACGATTGAGCAGCTCTTCCGTCTCTATGAGGAAGGCATGGAGGGCTGGGATGTGCAGGCATCACTCCTGGTGCCAGGGCTGGACCGGTGGATGGATGTGTTCCTTATCGGTGGTTATTATTCTTTCGATAACCAACCCTTTGGTCCGCAGACGGGTGGCACAGGAAATGTGGAAGGCTGGAAGGCCGGACTGGAAGTGCGCCCGGTGCCTGCGGTGGTGCTGAATGCGACGTGGTATGAAGACGAGCGCTATGTGGGCAGTGACTGGCTGTATGGCCTGCGCCTTGAGATTCCCTTTGAGATGGGTGACCTGGGCGATGGCAGGGGCTTCTGGGATCGCGTGGGTGATGCCTTCACACCACGGCGTCGTCACCTCGCGGAGCGCCTCGTGGAGCCGGTGCGGAGGCAGAATGAAGCCATCAAGGTCGGCAATGAGACGGAGCAGAAGGTGGAAGTGGATACGCAGGTGCAGCGCGTGACGAAGGTGGTGGCGCAGAGCTCACAGCAAGTCGTGCTGCAGGAGGACATTGTCTTCGTGAACAATGGCACAGCCACCACGAATGGCATCGGCGCAGGCAGTGCGAGCGGCACGGGCACGGCGGAGCAGCCGTTTGATACCATCGTGGCCGGAGGCACCCTCGCGGGGAACAAATCTGTAGCGACCAACCGCGTGTGGAATGTGTATACGCAGGGTGGTGTGGAGTACGCCGTTGACAATGTCTACCTCCCCTCCATCTCCGGCCAGCAGGTGAAGTTCATCGGCAGCGGCACCCCCATCGCAGGGCTGGGGGGCAGGACCTTTGGCACGGGACCCAGACCCAGCGTGACGGCCGCGAACGGCTTCTTTGCCGGCAACGGAAAGTACATCGGCGTCTACGGATATGATTTCAACTCCACCCACGTCGGCATCTACGGATATGAGCAAAGCGAAATCGTGGGCAACCATTTCGAGGGGGACGCCATGGTCAAGATCGAAGCCGGCGGAACCTTGGGTGGGGAGAAGACACTCGTGAAGGACAACCTGTTCGCGAATGAATGGGGTGTGCAAATCTACACCAACTTTGGCAGCATCGAGGCGGACATCGTCAACAACGCGTTTGAAAGAACCTTTTTCGGCGTGAACCTGGGAGTCTCGCACGGCGGCCAGATCAAAGCCAACATCACAGGGAATACCATCAACTACACCGGTGCTGGCATCAACGTGGACAACTATGGATTCAGCTCCAGCTTCGGCAGGGTGGAAGCCACGGTGACGGGTAATACGATCCGCAGCGTCACGGATGAAAACTATGCGCGGGTGCTGAGATTCCGCAATGGTGGAGAGATGGACCTGACCTTCCAGGGGAACATCCTGACCGAACGCTGGGGCTATCTCATCGAGGGCCGCAGTGACAACGGACAATCCAGTTCCCTCAAGTTCCTGGGCAATCAGATCACCAACGGCACCCTTGTGGTGGATACTCACCCCACCGATGGCACCACCATGGACTTCACCGCCATCGGCAACGTCTTCACGAACTCCAACCTCCAGCTGACGGATGTGACCGGAGTGACGGTGACGGACAATGTCTTCTACAATCCGGAAAGGCCGACGACCGCCATCCAGATGGAGATCAACGGTGCCCACGCGCTTGATGCGGTGATCCAGCGCAACCAGATCTACAACCCGAAGGGTCGCGGGTTAACCCTCATCGCCACGACCAATGCCAGTGTGGTAGTCACGATCTCGGACAATGCCTTTACCGGTGCTACGGATAGTGGCGGTGTGCTCATCCACTCCAATGGCTCTGCGGAGGTGACAGCGCATGTGGAGAATAACACGATGACCGGCCTGGAATATGGCGTGAGCATGCGCTCGTGGAATGATGCCCTGGGCATCACCGCCTACGTCCGGGGCAATGAAATCTCCCACACCACTGGGGAAGCGGTGAGCCTCGCCACCGATTCCCAGGGATACATCTGGGCGGAGGTGGCGAACAACCACATCCTTCATGCAGGTGGCGATGGCGTGCAACTGTTTGCCACCGACACCTCCCACCTGATTGCCCATGTATCGGCGAACGCCATCACGGACGCGCAACGCCGCGGCATCTATGTGGAGGCACGCTATCTGGCGGACGTGCTGGTGAATCCCGCAGCCAATGTGATCACCAACAGCCGCGGGGCCGGCATCGAGTGGCAGTCGCTGGGCGAGGCCGTAGGCGGCATCATCCACTCGAATCTGTTCGAGGCCAACACCATCACCGGCGCCGGCAATGGTGGCATCGTGCTGGTGACCGGGAATGAAGGAGCACTGACGGTGAAGGGCTTCAACTCGAACACCATCACCAACACGGTTGCAGGATCTCATGTGTCGATTGACCGCCAGGACGCAGGCGCTTTCTCGGTGGAGGGCACGCTGAATAACACCGCCACGCCCACTCCCAATCCCACCGCGGGTGACACGCTGTTCTTCGGCGGCACTCCGACCGTGGATTTCTTCCTGAATGGCGCGCACATCACGCTGCCGGTGGTGGTGCCGTGA